The proteins below are encoded in one region of Chaetodon trifascialis isolate fChaTrf1 chromosome 11, fChaTrf1.hap1, whole genome shotgun sequence:
- the LOC139338516 gene encoding sodium- and chloride-dependent GABA transporter 2-like produces the protein MEPSSTQERNLKKDDSSPSHAPPPCAKRDQWANKREFILALSGEIIGLGNVWRFPYLCFRNGGGVFFIPYFFILFTCGIPLFFLEVSLGQLTGQGGITCWRKICPLFEGLGYSNETIMLYMMMYYIVILAWAFRYLFFSFHTVLPWTSCNNTWNTENCTDGQNYSLHGHINENGTSSVLEFWQRRVLGLSGGIEELGSIRWDLAGCLLLSWVICYFCIWNGVKTSGKVAYVTATFPCVMLIALLIRGLTLPGAVDGIRFYLSPDLTRLTDPQVWMEAGSQILFSNAVCLGCLPAMGSYNKYNNNCYRDTFTLCALNSLTSIVAGLAVFSVLGFMSYELGVDISAVAESGPGLAFIAYPRAVAMMPLPQLWAVFFFIMIIFLGVDSEFVGLEGLVTSISDMYPSFFLTGHRRKLLLLLLCVVSFFVGLLMVTEGGLYVFLLFDYYACTGIPIMFFAILEAICVGWIFGADRYYNKIKDMIGYYPSSYMKYCWRFFTPLVCAVILLVSLMMFTPLKYNNTYQYPWWGYAIGIFLALSSVLLSHLCFFYRMAVTPGTVMQRLRTLCTPADDLRNASAETTLHPETPLSNTELCALTEKP, from the exons ATGGAGCCTTCAAGTACCCAGGAGAGGAATCTGAAGAAAGATGACAGCAGTCCAAGCCATGCTCCTCCACCGTGTGCTAAGAGAGACCAGTGGGCCAACAAGAGGGAGTTCATTTTGGCATTAAGTGGAGAAATCATTGGTCTGGGCAATGTTTGGAGATTTCCATACCTGTGCTTCAGAAATGGAGGAG GGGTTTTCTTCATTCCTTATTTTTTTATCCTGTTCACTTGTGGAATCCCCCTCTTCTTCCTGGAGGTGTCTCTGGGACAGTTAACTGGTCAGGGTGGAATAACATGCTGGAGGAAAATATGTCCTTTATTTGAAG GTTTAGGCTACAGCAATGAAACGATAATGCTTTACATGATGATGTATTATATTGTCATCCTGGCTTGGGCCTTCCGCtacctcttcttctctttccacactGTGCTTCCCTGGACCAGCTGTAACAACACCTGGAACACAG AGAACTGTACTGACGGTCAGAATTATTCACTTCATGGCCATATCAATGAAAATGGAACGTCTTCGGTTTTAGAATTCTGGCA GAGGAGAGTCCTGGGTTTGTCTGGTGGAATTGAGGAGCTGGGTAGCATCCGCTGGGACCTGGCTGGATGTCTTCTGCTAAGCTGGGTCATCTGTTATTTCTGTATCTGGAATGGAGTCAAGACATCAGGAAAG GTTGCCTACGTCACAGCCACTTTTCCCTGCGTGATGCTGATTGCATTGCTGATCCGTGGTCTGACATTGCCAGGAGCTGTAGATGGAATTCGATTTTATCTTTCTCCTGATCTGACCCGTCTGACTGATCCTCAG GTGTGGATGGAAGCTGGGAGCCAGATATTATTCTCAAATGCTGTCTGCTTAGGCTGTTTGCCAGCTATGGGAAGctacaacaaatacaacaacaacTGCTACAG AGACACATTTACCTTGTGCGCACTTAACAGCTTAACCAGCATCGTAGCCGGTCTTGCAGTCTTCTCCGTCCTTGGCTTCATGTCGTATGAGCTGGGTGTTGACATCTCAGCTGTGGCTGAATCAG GTCCTGGCCTGGCCTTCATTGCGTATCCTCGGGCAGTGGCCATGATGCCTTTACCTCAACTCTGggctgtcttcttcttcattatGATAATCTTCCTTGGAGTGGACAGTGAA TTTGTGGGTCTGGAAGGCTTGGTGACATCCATATCAGACATGTATCCATCTTTCTTTTTGACTGGTCATCGACGTAAACtacttctgctgctcctctgtgttgtATCCTTCTTTGTTGGCCTCCTCATGGTGACTGAG GGAGGACTTTatgtatttctgctgtttgactACTACGCTTGCACTGGAATACCCATCAtgttttttgccattttggAAGCCATTTGTGTGGGGTGGATATTTG GTGCTGATCGTTATTACAACAAGATAAAGGACATGATTGGCTACTACCCCTCTTCTTACATGAAATATTGTTGGAGGTTCTTCACACCATTGGTCTGTGCT GTAATATTGCTTGTCTCCCTGATGATGTTCACCCCTCTGAAATACAACAACACCTACCAGTACCCCTGGTGGGGATATGCCATTGGGAtatttcttgctctctcttcagTTCTCCTGagtcatctgtgttttttctacCGTATGGCAGTGACCCCAGGAACAGTGATGCAG AGACTGAGAACTTTATGCACTCCAGCAGATGACCTGCGTAATGCATCAGCAGAGACGACTCTTCACCCTGAAACACCTCTGTCCAATACAGAGCTGTGTGCTTTAACTGAAAAACCATAA